The proteins below are encoded in one region of Syngnathus acus chromosome 2, fSynAcu1.2, whole genome shotgun sequence:
- the ntsr1 gene encoding neurotensin receptor type 1 — MDFNLTHSGREAHAHRPGALVQILLGNHSLFSNITADLDPEEREDLEVNTDVYSKVIVTIIYLFLFAVGSLGNSITLYTLLSKKSLQNLQSTVHYHLASLAVSDLFILVFSMPIELYNFIWFHHPWVFGDAVCRGYYYLRDSCSYATAFNIASLSVERYMAICHPFKAKSIMSRSRTKKLISGMWLASFALATPMLFIMGQEARQGENICTATVAPVTMKTVLQVNAFLSFVVPMVAISALNGVIANQLLRMFHEAEQDNRVCIIGGNPTMLNVSVEPNRAQSLRHGVLVLRAVVIAFVVCWLPYHARRLMFCYVSDWSDNLYDFYHYFYLLTNVLFYVSSAINPVLYNLVSAPFRQIFLSTLHHLCMPCRHSPRRRSGPMTRHSLSISSNHTLSTNIIKETAY; from the exons ATGGATTTCAACTTAACGCACTCCGGGCGCGAGGCGCACGCGCACCGCCCCGGCGCACTGGTGCAGATACTTTTAGGAAATCACTCTCTCTTCTCCAACATCACCGCCGATCTCGACCCGGAAGAGAGGGAGGACTTGGAAGTGAACACGGACGTGTATTCTAAAGTGATCGTGACCATCATCTACTTGTTTCTGTTCGCCGTGGGTTCGCTGGGCAACTCCATCACTTTGTACACTCTCCTAAGCAAAAAGAGTCTGCAGAACTTGCAGAGCACCGTCCACTACCACCTGGCCAGTCTGGCCGTGTCCGACTTGTTCATCCTCGTCTTCTCCATGCCCATTGAGCTGTACAACTTCATCTGGTTTCACCATCCGTGGGTATTCGGGGACGCGGTGTGCCGTGGCTACTATTACCTGCGGGACAGTTGCTCGTACGCCACCGCCTTCAACATCGCCTCGTTGAGCGTGGAACGCTACATGGCCATCTGTCACCCGTTCAAAGCCAAGAGCATCATGTCCCGTAGCCGCACCAAGAAGCTGATCAGCGGCATGTGGCTCGCCTCCTTCGCGTTGGCCACGCCGATGCTCTTCATCATGGGCCAGGAGGCGCGCCAGGGTGAGAACATCTGCACCGCCACCGTGGCACCTGTCACCATGAAGACTGTACTCCAG GTGAATGCCTTCTTGTCCTTTGTGGTACCCATGGTGGCCATTTCGGCACTCAACGGAGTCATCGCCAATCAACTGTTGCGGATGTTCCACGAAGCCGAGCAAGACAACCGCGTCTGCATCATCGGCGGCAATCCCACCATGCTCAATGTCTCGGTGGAACCCAATCGGGCTCAGTCGCTTCGCCATGGAGTTCTCGTGCTTC GAGCGGTGGTCATAGCGTTTGTGGTCTGCTGGCTACCTTATCACGCCCGTCGCCTCATGTTCTGCTACGTTTCTGACTGGTCCGA TAACCTGTATGACTTCTACCACTACTTCTACCTGCTGACCAACGTCCTCTTCTACGTCAGCTCTGCCATCAACCCCGTCCTCTACAATTTGGTTTCGGCTCCCTTCCGCCAGATTTTCCTCTCCACGCTGCACCACTTGTGCATGCCCTGTCGTCACTCCCCCAGGAGGCGCTCTGGCCCTATGACCCGCCACTCTCTCAGCATCTCCAGCAACCACACCCTCTCCACCAACATTATTAAGGAGACTGCCTATTGA